The Bacteroidia bacterium genome includes a window with the following:
- a CDS encoding BspA family leucine-rich repeat surface protein, translated as MRNELEKLQFFQTIRMRFGVLLLLSLNFTIALAQRPFITEWNTGTTTSITIPTTGSGYSYDVYWEEIGNPSNNGTVTGQSGSTTIGGLTSNKDYRIEIKGTFPRIYFNNTGDTAKIKRITQWGDIAWSSFSGAFYGCSNLDVTASDTPILSSVTSLFSMFRSCTSFTGSGANWNWHVSSVANMS; from the coding sequence ATGAGAAATGAATTAGAAAAACTTCAATTTTTTCAAACAATACGTATGAGATTTGGAGTTTTGCTGTTACTGTCATTAAACTTCACAATTGCGTTAGCACAAAGACCATTTATCACCGAATGGAACACAGGTACAACAACCTCTATCACCATACCAACTACAGGCAGTGGATATTCTTATGATGTGTATTGGGAAGAAATAGGAAACCCGAGTAATAATGGAACTGTAACAGGGCAATCGGGCAGTACGACAATTGGTGGACTCACTTCGAACAAAGACTACAGAATAGAAATCAAAGGGACTTTTCCAAGAATATATTTCAACAATACTGGTGACACAGCTAAAATCAAGAGAATCACCCAGTGGGGCGATATAGCATGGAGTAGTTTTAGCGGTGCTTTTTATGGATGTTCTAATTTAGATGTTACGGCATCTGATACACCAATTTTGAGTTCGGTAACCAGTTTGTTTTCAATGTTTAGGTCATGTACCTCTTTCACTGGTTCCGGAGCAAATTGGAATTGGCATGTATCTTCAGTAGCCAATATGAGCTAA
- a CDS encoding BspA family leucine-rich repeat surface protein, with protein MGGWNVAGVTNMRSMFSGASSFNQNIGSWNVSKVTDMNAMFLGANTFNQNIGSWNVSKVTNMQDMFNNANAFNQNIGSWNVGSVTNMSYMFQYANAFNQNIGSWNVSSVSNMINMFHRARAFNQDIGNWDVSKVTNMNNMFNEASSFNQDIGSWDLKSVTSLPVC; from the coding sequence ATAGGAGGTTGGAATGTTGCTGGTGTAACCAATATGCGTTCTATGTTTTCTGGAGCAAGTTCTTTTAATCAAAATATAGGCAGTTGGAATGTTTCTAAGGTAACAGATATGAATGCAATGTTTCTTGGCGCAAATACTTTTAATCAGAATATTGGAAGTTGGAATGTATCCAAAGTAACTAATATGCAAGACATGTTTAATAATGCAAATGCATTCAATCAGAATATAGGGAGTTGGAATGTTGGCAGTGTAACCAATATGAGTTATATGTTTCAATATGCAAATGCTTTTAATCAGAATATTGGGAGTTGGAATGTTAGCAGCGTATCCAATATGATAAATATGTTTCACAGAGCTCGCGCATTTAACCAGGATATAGGGAATTGGGATGTTTCCAAAGTTACGAACATGAATAATATGTTCAATGAAGCAAGTTCATTTAATCAGGATATAGGGAGTTGGGATTTGAAGAGTGTAACAAGCCTTCCGGTATGCTAA
- a CDS encoding T9SS type A sorting domain-containing protein — protein MGFEECNKPSGMLTSCGMDCYHYGQTLAGWAAGANTPSSISLGASGLKYSSAAVPGRSTLMGTKSWTITDGGVDDANCPCEWIGKTNSDWATSSNWYLSTLPSSGNYLKISDTAQRDLVLDQNRTIGKLTFSNTSKKKVVLGGFNLTATSFANANSDNYVQTTGAGVLKMTVANSSTVMFAVGKSSYNPLEITNNTGSGDDFTVRVLDEAYEGGLTGGVLIPSHVKRTWDIGKSSANGGSGINFKFYWNVGEVSGSLPTPTLNHYDGSARGIAIGSSSSLGNTLTHTGYTGGFSPFAIGGGPIPLPVELLNFEANPDYSTRSVHLTWQTAQEMNNSHFVVMRSEEGSVWEDIGVVGGAGNSYSLTSYQTEDIHPSLTSYYRLRQVDKDGTSSLSAIRFVTFTDSQTQTFSVQPNPNTGVITVAGTVVTPYCITDLQGRLLMQGILHSGNTNIDMRHLANGLYLIKIQDRVEKIVKE, from the coding sequence TTGGGATTTGAAGAGTGTAACAAGCCTTCCGGTATGCTAACTTCCTGCGGTATGGATTGCTACCACTACGGACAAACGCTGGCAGGATGGGCAGCCGGAGCAAACACTCCAAGCAGTATAAGTTTGGGAGCGTCCGGTCTCAAATACAGCTCAGCCGCTGTTCCGGGTAGAAGCACCTTAATGGGTACAAAAAGTTGGACAATCACTGATGGCGGAGTAGATGATGCCAATTGCCCATGTGAGTGGATAGGTAAAACAAACTCTGATTGGGCAACTTCATCTAATTGGTACTTAAGCACACTACCATCATCAGGCAATTATCTAAAGATCTCAGATACAGCACAAAGAGACCTGGTGTTAGATCAAAATCGTACGATTGGTAAACTGACTTTTAGCAATACCTCCAAAAAGAAGGTGGTGTTAGGCGGATTTAATTTAACCGCTACTTCATTTGCAAATGCAAACAGCGATAACTATGTTCAAACCACGGGAGCGGGCGTGCTTAAGATGACGGTTGCTAATAGTTCCACGGTAATGTTTGCAGTAGGAAAATCGAGTTATAATCCCTTAGAGATAACGAACAATACGGGCAGTGGAGATGATTTTACTGTCAGAGTATTGGATGAGGCTTATGAAGGAGGTCTTACCGGGGGTGTTTTGATACCTTCTCACGTGAAACGTACATGGGATATAGGCAAGTCAAGTGCGAATGGAGGCAGTGGAATAAACTTTAAGTTTTATTGGAATGTAGGCGAAGTGAGTGGTAGTTTGCCCACACCTACCCTCAACCACTATGATGGCTCGGCTAGGGGTATAGCAATAGGCAGTAGCTCGTCTTTGGGCAATACCTTGACCCATACAGGTTATACAGGTGGTTTTTCGCCATTTGCCATAGGCGGAGGTCCCATACCCTTGCCTGTAGAGTTGCTCAACTTTGAAGCCAATCCAGATTATAGCACACGCAGTGTACATTTGACATGGCAAACAGCCCAAGAGATGAACAACAGCCATTTTGTTGTGATGCGCAGTGAGGAAGGGTCGGTGTGGGAAGACATCGGAGTAGTAGGCGGAGCAGGGAACAGCTATTCCTTGACAAGCTACCAAACGGAAGACATTCATCCGTCACTCACCAGCTATTACCGCTTGCGTCAGGTGGATAAGGACGGAACAAGCAGCCTGAGTGCAATCCGCTTTGTAACATTCACAGACAGCCAAACACAGACATTCAGCGTACAGCCGAATCCAAACACAGGCGTTATTACCGTAGCCGGCACCGTTGTAACCCCTTATTGTATCACCGACCTTCAAGGTAGGTTGCTCATGCAAGGCATATTGCATTCCGGCAATACAAATATCGACATGCGCCACTTAGCCAATGGATTGTATTTAATCAAAATCCAAGATAGGGTAGAGAAGATAGTGAAAGAGTAG
- a CDS encoding TraB/GumN family protein, with the protein MKKGLDKLKWVLILLVLHTHAIQAQTTNTKKYNSLLWEITSPQNPTKKSYLYGTMHVSSKLAFNLSDTFFIALNNADIIALESEPTMWLPEVMNLKYATEYFGNYPSYAYTDRGFYQRIFQIVPPQNSEIGSSISSRDIMINSLQYRNDPYMADFEEDTYLDMFIYMAGAKTGRKVVGLENINHTNDLNRIALTERKSRKNDKPMPLWLEERMKEQSINEIFEDAYRQQDLDMMLELQNLFSSEHYIQWFLNERNRLMADSLYQLIKDYSVFTGIGAAHLGGEFGVIEYLRQKGCTVRPVKFLKSDFAADNKKHYDSLKTGLTLTKQMSPDNQFSISLPAPLYELPYNGMHFLCSEMTNGSFFSVNKINTYNVISGLSQELYFDKIDSLLFENIPGKILSKKEIKNGKYKGIEIKNRTKTGDLQHYQIYVTPFEIMIFKMGGRGDFIANWSDSVFSTLEFTDFTHSKESWQRQYYIYGGFSVKLPPVHVFDNNSPISAAYNVPTFQGFDSKSNSLFLVTREELMDMYYIEEDNFELERTAEKLAKKHKKELADKKLGRFNGLPSVDFTLLPQKGEKGSPVYCKMILSGGFYYLMVANTHKNKKLANRFFESFQLEPFKNQKPFEKLTDTLLFFSTLTSKDINESEVRIPNKVDGLQDYESYSDIYFYKSETGERIRVYFNKFHQYEYYPDADSLFNETVSDISNDNSLRVFSQKRYQKNGQHILDVYLADTGSAKLIRFVKIIKKEGDAQYLLRTLVDSFKRTSPFIDAFIENFTPIDSVLGASVFVNKGDLFLDDLFSEDSTRFKKAITSLDIINFSRENIDRVVEIIQTYPFKEKKREYLQQVLIDKLAKIKDSRLIDFAKKLYLNHPNNYPIQVSALSVLCSQSSMQAIEALKVIMDKDLPFVMDNDRYVLSPLRLDSIRLWSNMYPQMFEYEHIQEYKNLILLDLSNMLDSGIIDGSFYRTFLPKLIEESQFVLKKYLANEQKAILAKDKKEALDESTTTSAGYNANQSLIQKYKLLLPNIANTEVAELVKSYDTSITSEPNQIQMIRYKLVNKLPVDTALISKIAAQPNYFLTLYKNLDEVNGLSYIPAKYLTDELLSKLSFNVGVSTFFNLEKDTFKMLSYTAESVKGKEYKVFLYEINRYISSGNAKKNYFNPSDYKHYALIAVEVKNGKLTPTGDVFTQRVTIENPEKKDKYLEELLEEFKVRGRERALASDVNEYYSYW; encoded by the coding sequence ATGAAGAAAGGTTTAGATAAGTTAAAGTGGGTATTGATCTTGTTGGTGTTACACACGCACGCCATTCAGGCTCAAACAACAAATACTAAAAAATATAACTCCTTGCTATGGGAAATTACTTCTCCCCAAAATCCAACGAAAAAATCATATCTTTATGGAACCATGCATGTCAGCAGCAAACTTGCATTTAATTTAAGTGATACCTTTTTTATAGCATTGAATAATGCCGATATCATTGCGTTAGAGTCAGAGCCAACGATGTGGTTGCCCGAGGTGATGAATTTAAAATATGCCACTGAATATTTTGGCAACTATCCTAGTTACGCATACACAGACCGAGGCTTTTATCAGAGAATATTTCAGATTGTTCCGCCACAAAACAGCGAAATAGGTTCATCCATTTCCAGCAGGGATATCATGATTAATTCTCTCCAATACCGTAACGATCCTTATATGGCAGATTTTGAGGAAGATACCTATTTGGATATGTTTATTTATATGGCAGGAGCAAAAACGGGCAGAAAGGTAGTGGGTCTTGAGAATATTAACCATACAAATGATTTGAATAGAATTGCTCTTACAGAGAGAAAAAGTCGTAAGAACGACAAGCCAATGCCCCTTTGGTTGGAAGAAAGAATGAAGGAGCAAAGTATTAATGAAATTTTTGAGGATGCCTATCGCCAGCAGGATTTGGATATGATGTTGGAACTCCAAAACTTATTTTCATCAGAACACTATATTCAATGGTTTTTGAATGAGCGAAATCGCTTGATGGCAGACAGTTTGTATCAACTAATAAAAGATTATTCAGTTTTTACAGGCATTGGAGCGGCACATTTGGGAGGTGAGTTTGGTGTCATTGAATACCTCAGACAAAAGGGCTGCACTGTTAGACCTGTGAAGTTTCTAAAATCAGATTTTGCTGCCGATAATAAGAAACATTATGATTCTCTCAAAACCGGGTTAACTCTTACAAAACAAATGTCTCCTGATAATCAATTTTCGATTTCACTTCCGGCACCATTGTATGAATTACCATATAACGGAATGCATTTTTTGTGTTCGGAGATGACAAACGGTTCATTCTTTTCAGTGAATAAAATCAATACTTACAATGTAATCTCCGGCTTAAGTCAAGAATTGTATTTCGATAAAATTGACAGCTTGCTATTTGAAAACATCCCCGGAAAAATTCTCTCCAAAAAAGAGATTAAAAATGGAAAGTACAAAGGCATTGAAATTAAAAACCGAACCAAGACCGGAGACTTGCAGCATTATCAGATATATGTTACTCCATTTGAAATCATGATATTTAAGATGGGTGGCAGAGGGGATTTTATTGCCAACTGGTCAGATTCAGTTTTCTCGACATTAGAATTTACTGATTTTACTCATTCCAAGGAGTCATGGCAAAGGCAGTATTATATCTATGGAGGTTTTTCTGTAAAGTTGCCACCGGTTCATGTTTTTGATAACAATTCTCCTATTTCTGCTGCATACAATGTTCCAACGTTTCAGGGATTTGATAGTAAAAGCAACAGCCTCTTTTTGGTAACACGCGAGGAATTGATGGATATGTATTATATTGAAGAGGATAATTTTGAATTAGAGCGTACAGCAGAAAAATTAGCTAAGAAACACAAAAAAGAGTTGGCAGATAAGAAATTAGGACGTTTTAACGGCTTGCCTTCTGTAGATTTTACATTACTTCCGCAAAAAGGAGAAAAGGGAAGCCCTGTGTATTGTAAAATGATTTTGTCCGGTGGTTTTTATTATTTGATGGTAGCAAATACTCATAAAAATAAAAAGTTGGCAAATCGCTTTTTTGAATCATTCCAATTGGAGCCTTTCAAAAACCAAAAACCTTTCGAAAAACTCACAGATACACTTTTGTTTTTTTCTACTCTGACTTCAAAGGATATCAATGAAAGTGAAGTAAGAATTCCAAATAAAGTTGACGGTTTGCAGGATTATGAGAGTTATTCAGATATATACTTTTACAAATCTGAGACGGGTGAGAGAATAAGGGTGTACTTCAATAAATTTCATCAATATGAGTATTACCCTGATGCAGATTCACTTTTTAATGAAACTGTATCTGATATTTCAAATGATAATTCTCTCAGGGTGTTTTCTCAAAAACGTTATCAAAAGAACGGACAACATATTTTGGATGTTTATTTAGCTGATACCGGCAGTGCGAAACTCATAAGGTTTGTAAAAATTATTAAAAAAGAAGGAGATGCGCAGTATCTTCTTCGAACATTGGTAGATTCGTTTAAGCGCACTTCGCCATTTATAGATGCATTTATTGAGAATTTCACACCCATTGATTCGGTACTAGGGGCTTCTGTTTTTGTAAATAAAGGAGATTTGTTTTTGGATGATTTGTTTTCGGAGGATAGTACCAGATTTAAGAAAGCCATTACATCGTTAGATATTATTAATTTTAGCAGAGAGAACATTGACAGGGTGGTTGAAATAATTCAAACCTATCCTTTTAAAGAAAAAAAGCGCGAATATTTGCAACAGGTGCTGATTGACAAGTTGGCTAAAATTAAAGACAGCAGACTGATTGACTTTGCAAAAAAACTGTATTTAAACCATCCGAATAATTACCCGATACAAGTCAGTGCCCTTTCGGTTTTGTGTTCTCAAAGCAGTATGCAAGCAATAGAGGCGTTAAAGGTGATTATGGACAAGGATTTGCCTTTTGTGATGGATAATGACAGGTATGTATTGTCTCCACTCCGCCTTGATAGTATTAGACTTTGGTCAAATATGTATCCTCAAATGTTTGAATACGAGCATATACAAGAGTATAAAAATTTGATACTGTTAGACTTGTCAAATATGTTGGATAGTGGGATTATTGACGGAAGTTTTTATCGCACATTTTTACCAAAATTGATAGAAGAATCACAATTTGTATTAAAGAAATACCTTGCCAATGAACAAAAGGCAATTTTAGCAAAAGACAAAAAAGAAGCATTGGATGAAAGCACTACCACATCAGCAGGCTACAATGCCAACCAATCTTTGATACAGAAGTATAAACTGCTTCTCCCAAATATTGCAAATACTGAGGTGGCTGAGCTTGTTAAGAGTTATGATACCAGCATTACTTCAGAACCCAACCAGATTCAAATGATAAGGTATAAATTAGTAAACAAATTGCCGGTGGATACTGCATTGATTAGCAAAATTGCTGCGCAACCCAACTATTTTTTAACTTTATACAAAAACTTAGACGAGGTAAACGGACTTTCATACATTCCTGCAAAATATCTCACTGATGAACTGCTCTCAAAACTATCCTTCAATGTAGGAGTGAGCACTTTTTTCAATCTAGAAAAAGATACTTTTAAGATGCTGTCTTACACTGCAGAATCAGTGAAAGGAAAGGAGTATAAAGTATTTCTCTATGAAATTAATAGATATATCAGTAGCGGTAATGCCAAGAAAAATTATTTTAATCCCTCTGACTACAAGCATTACGCGCTGATTGCTGTGGAGGTGAAGAACGGCAAATTGACCCCCACAGGTGATGTTTTTACACAACGAGTTACAATTGAAAATCCTGAGAAAAAGGATAAGTATTTAGAGGAATTGTTAGAAGAATTTAAGGTTAGAGGCAGAGAACGTGCATTGGCTTCTGATGTCAATGAATATTATTCCTATTGGTAG
- the xseB gene encoding exodeoxyribonuclease VII small subunit, with protein MTEQITYTQAFEELQNIVAEIEKGSISVDELSNKVKRATHLIKICKTKLSSTEEDVNKILKELDAD; from the coding sequence ATGACTGAACAAATTACATACACCCAAGCATTTGAAGAGTTACAAAACATTGTAGCAGAAATCGAAAAAGGCTCAATCTCAGTGGATGAGCTATCAAACAAAGTAAAACGCGCTACTCATCTTATCAAAATATGCAAAACGAAACTGAGCTCTACAGAAGAGGATGTAAACAAAATTCTCAAAGAATTAGATGCTGATTAG
- the xseA gene encoding exodeoxyribonuclease VII large subunit gives MSETIDGKQVFSLYEVSKSIQKTIMERYSSTYWIKAEIIKLNLYKHSGHCYPDLVEKIDGKVVAQIRSTIWRLDFIRINNAFIRTLQEPLKEGIKVLIAAKISYSPEHGITLNIQDIDPNYTLGDLEKEKQSTIQRLKNEGLFFQNKALKLPLLPQRIAIISVETSKGYADFTQVLHAASTQWGYCFFLMLFPSLLQGEGAVKGIIQQLNNISKVKEHFDLVVIVRGGGADLGLSCYNNYDLAREIATFPLPIITGIGHSTNETVAEMVAFQDAITPTKLAELLIQSYHNVAVTIQQATEIIKNKIQNLLASLQQELYNTMKLFRSITQGRVIQSMNILSTISRSIVHKTLGFLIHEKKYMTQLRRELQKDLSYKIQRETDTANQLISNINIYSNNFLKQQQQYLINIEKNVHNMSPDTVLKRGYSITRLNNKAITNTDEIAEGDSVETLLFKGSFTSIIKNKSQTTQHD, from the coding sequence ATGTCAGAAACCATTGATGGCAAGCAAGTCTTTTCGCTTTATGAAGTATCCAAAAGCATACAAAAAACCATTATGGAAAGATATAGCAGTACCTATTGGATAAAAGCAGAAATAATCAAACTAAATTTATATAAACACAGCGGACATTGCTATCCTGATTTGGTAGAGAAAATAGACGGAAAAGTAGTTGCACAAATTCGCTCTACCATCTGGAGGCTTGATTTCATCAGAATTAACAATGCATTTATAAGAACATTACAAGAGCCTTTAAAAGAAGGCATTAAAGTGTTGATAGCAGCAAAGATTTCCTATTCACCGGAGCATGGTATTACCCTTAACATTCAAGACATTGACCCAAATTACACCTTAGGAGATTTAGAAAAAGAAAAACAATCTACCATCCAAAGACTAAAAAATGAAGGTCTTTTTTTTCAAAACAAGGCATTGAAGCTCCCTTTATTGCCACAACGTATTGCAATCATTTCAGTTGAAACTAGTAAAGGATATGCAGACTTTACCCAAGTGCTTCATGCTGCTTCAACCCAATGGGGTTATTGTTTTTTCCTCATGCTATTTCCATCATTGCTTCAAGGAGAAGGGGCAGTCAAAGGCATCATACAACAACTCAATAATATCAGCAAAGTGAAAGAGCATTTTGACTTGGTTGTTATTGTACGCGGAGGCGGTGCAGACCTGGGACTATCTTGTTACAACAATTATGACTTAGCACGCGAAATAGCAACATTCCCTTTACCTATCATAACCGGCATTGGACATTCAACCAATGAAACTGTTGCTGAAATGGTTGCATTTCAAGATGCAATTACTCCTACCAAACTCGCTGAACTGCTCATTCAAAGTTATCACAATGTTGCAGTAACAATACAACAAGCAACAGAGATTATTAAAAACAAGATACAAAATTTGCTCGCATCCCTGCAACAAGAGTTATACAACACAATGAAGCTCTTTCGGTCTATCACTCAAGGCAGAGTCATACAAAGCATGAATATTCTCTCTACCATAAGCCGCAGTATTGTGCATAAAACACTTGGGTTTCTCATTCACGAAAAAAAGTACATGACACAACTAAGAAGAGAATTACAGAAAGACTTATCCTATAAAATTCAAAGAGAAACCGACACCGCAAATCAACTTATTTCAAATATTAACATTTACTCAAACAACTTTCTCAAACAACAACAACAATACCTCATCAATATTGAAAAAAACGTTCACAACATGAGCCCCGACACAGTTTTAAAACGAGGGTACAGCATCACACGACTCAACAACAAAGCCATTACAAACACAGATGAAATTGCTGAGGGTGACAGCGTTGAAACATTGTTGTTTAAAGGTTCATTTACAAGTATTATCAAAAACAAATCACAAACAACTCAACATGACTGA
- a CDS encoding chloride channel protein codes for MNEKVFRYIVRINHWRKGHISQENFLMIAAVIVGLLGGLAASLLKVLTHSVASFLQNDFHWEYKYYLYFFFPLIGIILTTLYIKLFIRKRSFQSGITPLIKSVVHKQSRLDFHNIYSQVITSALTVGMGGSAGLEAPSVSSGASIGSNIGRIFGLNYRETTLLLACGGAAGISGAFNSPFAGMIFAAEVLLPTFSIPAIIPILISAAFASVVTKLTHSEPLFILVPNEWSLNSFWMYVIFGVIAGFYTVYFSWQNEKIHHYFDTRKNLITKILTGGILLGILVAFFPAIYGEGYIAIQPLLDKNYNSLLDNSLFASYNQSVVALLLFALLTLLAKTAACSITMGSGGNGGMFGPSVGVGGLLGFVFAYSLNQTHWVELNVTNFMIFGMAASVSGMMHAPLTGIFLAAEITGGYSLIVPLMVVSAFTFFINKKIRKYSIYTKELVEQGSLIEDANKDESILNNMQIAQLVENDFVVLKTTDTIAETRNAIMGSDRQMYAVVDEQNVFKGMFTIEDLIPFLLNEDGNRQTKKIGEIVQPTKDVILIDLPMKKAIQLMDQRNTRILPVVNQQKQYVGFITKNKIFRKYRELLIRHYDIR; via the coding sequence GTGAACGAAAAAGTTTTCAGATATATAGTCAGGATAAATCATTGGAGAAAGGGACATATCTCTCAAGAAAACTTCTTGATGATTGCCGCAGTGATTGTTGGGCTGTTGGGTGGTTTAGCTGCCTCTCTATTAAAAGTGCTTACACACTCCGTTGCTAGTTTCCTTCAAAATGATTTCCATTGGGAATACAAATACTACTTGTATTTCTTTTTCCCGTTAATTGGTATCATCCTCACCACCTTATATATTAAACTCTTTATCCGCAAGCGTAGCTTCCAATCAGGCATCACACCTTTGATAAAAAGTGTAGTCCACAAGCAAAGCCGATTGGACTTTCACAACATATACAGCCAAGTGATTACAAGTGCACTTACTGTTGGGATGGGAGGTTCGGCAGGATTAGAAGCACCATCGGTTTCCAGCGGAGCATCTATCGGCTCAAATATTGGGAGAATCTTCGGATTGAATTACAGAGAAACCACACTGCTATTAGCTTGTGGAGGTGCAGCGGGTATTTCGGGTGCTTTCAACAGTCCTTTTGCAGGGATGATTTTTGCCGCAGAAGTCCTATTGCCAACGTTCTCCATTCCGGCAATTATTCCAATTCTAATTTCTGCTGCATTTGCTTCTGTTGTTACCAAACTTACACACAGTGAGCCACTGTTTATATTGGTACCCAATGAATGGTCTTTAAACTCATTTTGGATGTATGTTATTTTCGGAGTGATAGCCGGATTTTATACAGTATATTTCAGCTGGCAGAATGAAAAAATACATCACTACTTTGACACCAGAAAAAATCTTATTACCAAAATCCTGACCGGGGGTATTTTACTCGGTATTTTAGTTGCATTCTTCCCTGCAATCTATGGCGAAGGTTATATCGCTATACAGCCTTTGCTAGACAAAAATTACAATTCTCTTCTTGACAATAGTTTATTTGCTTCTTACAACCAATCGGTTGTAGCATTGTTACTTTTTGCATTGTTAACATTATTAGCTAAAACTGCTGCCTGCTCTATCACAATGGGCAGTGGGGGCAATGGAGGAATGTTCGGACCAAGTGTTGGTGTGGGCGGTTTATTAGGATTTGTGTTTGCTTATTCTCTAAACCAAACTCACTGGGTTGAATTGAATGTTACAAACTTTATGATTTTTGGTATGGCTGCTTCTGTAAGCGGAATGATGCATGCTCCATTGACAGGAATCTTTTTAGCAGCGGAAATCACCGGAGGTTATTCATTGATAGTTCCTTTAATGGTAGTTTCTGCTTTTACATTTTTTATAAATAAAAAAATTAGAAAATACTCTATCTATACCAAAGAGTTGGTTGAGCAAGGAAGTTTAATTGAAGATGCAAACAAAGATGAAAGCATATTAAACAACATGCAAATCGCTCAATTAGTTGAAAATGATTTTGTGGTTCTTAAAACAACTGATACCATAGCCGAAACACGCAATGCCATTATGGGTTCTGACCGACAAATGTATGCAGTTGTTGACGAGCAAAATGTGTTCAAAGGAATGTTTACTATTGAAGATTTGATTCCTTTCCTTTTGAATGAAGACGGAAATAGACAAACAAAAAAAATTGGCGAAATTGTTCAACCAACTAAAGATGTCATCCTGATTGACCTTCCAATGAAAAAAGCTATCCAGCTTATGGATCAAAGAAATACAAGGATTCTACCGGTAGTAAATCAACAAAAACAATATGTTGGATTCATCACAAAGAACAAAATCTTTAGAAAATATAGAGAGTTACTCATTAGGCATTATGATATCAGATAA